CAGCTACGGTTTTAATGCCCATTTTTTGAGCGGTCTTCATTATCCGTAATGCTATTTCACCTCTGTTGGCTATTAGTATTTTTTTCATTAAAACTTAATTTTCCTTTTATACATTGGTGGCTATAAGATAGTTTCTATTCCATTTCAATAATTAACTGCCCTTTCTCAACAGCATCATCTTTTTTAATTTCAACTGATTTTATTACGCCTTCGCCCTGAGCCAGAATAACATTCTCCATCTTCATAGCAGATAGTACCAGTAAAGGAGTACCCTCTATGACCTCTTGCCCTACTTCTACCAAAACATCCACAATTAACCCGGGCATGGGTGCTTTTACCTCGTTTAGTTTTTGAGTGGTTACCGCCAGCAATCCCATCTTTTTAATTTGCTGATTATACTCATCTTCAAGTTTAACATCATAAATATTTCCGTTGATGGAAAGAGTAACGGTCTTGTTCAAAAAATTGGAATGAATTATTTCTACGTCAAAAGCGCTATTCTTATCTAAAACATGTAGCGTATTCTCATTGACCAATATACTATCTAAAGAATCTACGTCACTAGTGCTACATTGTAATTCTTCTTTGTTTACGGTAATCAGGTAATTTGACATATTTGAATCTTATAAATACAATAGTTATGTAAACCAAAGATATCGAAAAAGATTGGGGATGAATTTTATCTTATATAAAAGCATTTTACGCATCTAAACAGATAGATTACCAAGCACTTAAAATTTAAAATGCAAATTTTGAGGACCTCTTAAAAATTAGATTTCAGATGAATACCCTATTCCAGAAATCTAAATTACAATATATGGCTAGTTGCTATATTTAGGATATAAATGTAAAAACCATTCAAGAAATTGAATGGTTTTCACATACCGTACCATGTAGTGGTTTTATAAATTAATTCATCCAACCACCACCAAGGGCGCGGTACAATTCTTTGATAGCTTGCAACTCGTCTTTTTTATCTTCTACGCCGTCTAATTCTGCCGACAACAATCTGTTTTTAATAGTCAACACATCGGTACAATTGGTGCTAGATGAATACTCTAGTAAGCTTCCGTAAATTCTACAGATTTTTCAAGCGCATTTATTTGATGCACTCTAGACTCCTGCTTTTCCTTAATCTTGTTGTAGGAATACAGGGCGTTCGAAATTTCGGACCCTGTATTTAACCATGTTGCTTTATAATTACAGAACACTTGTAACTATAACCATTAGTTGATTTTTATTACCTTTAGAAGTATTGAAAGATTACCTATTAAAAGTTAAAATTCATGATTTCTAAATTAGACAACAAAACACTAGCCGTTCATTTATTACGTATTTCTTTCGGTATCAATTTTTTATTTCATGGTATTGTAAGATTACCTAACCTTGAAGGTTTTGTAACAGGAATGCAAAACACTTTTCAGAACACATTATTACCTTCTTTTTTAGTAACTCCTTTAGCATATAGTATTCCTTTTATAGAATTAACT
The sequence above is a segment of the Maribacter dokdonensis DSW-8 genome. Coding sequences within it:
- a CDS encoding biotin/lipoyl-containing protein, with translation MSNYLITVNKEELQCSTSDVDSLDSILVNENTLHVLDKNSAFDVEIIHSNFLNKTVTLSINGNIYDVKLEDEYNQQIKKMGLLAVTTQKLNEVKAPMPGLIVDVLVEVGQEVIEGTPLLVLSAMKMENVILAQGEGVIKSVEIKKDDAVEKGQLIIEME
- a CDS encoding MauE/DoxX family redox-associated membrane protein, which encodes MISKLDNKTLAVHLLRISFGINFLFHGIVRLPNLEGFVTGMQNTFQNTLLPSFLVTPLAYSIPFIELTIGILLLINKYTKHTLIGAFSLMNVLVIGSSFAQKWDLVGLQATYIGFLFLLFYFTEEKTVKTY